A window of Rhododendron vialii isolate Sample 1 chromosome 11a, ASM3025357v1 genomic DNA:
GGGTGTGGAGGTGGATGTCAAGGCCGAGGGTTCGGTCGCGGTTGATGGAGTTGTGGAAGACGGCGGCGTCGTTGGGGATGGCGAGGATGGTGGATTTGACGCCGTGGGTGGAGAAGAGGCGGGCGAGGTCTATCATGGGGATCAAGTGGCCGCCGCCGACGaagggaaagaagaagattgaGAGCTTGGCAGCGTCGGAGTCCATGGTTGTCGAGATGAGTGTTTATGAACAGATGCTTATTGGAAACTCAAACCATTTTCGACATTCATTTCTCAACTCTCAAAGCCAAAATTACCTTTATTGAACACTAGCATTGGCACTTATCCCTCCCTAGAGAAAGTTTTTTTAACGGCGGTGTGAATGGTTATTTATGAAGTCAATCATAATtgcttaaaaatattttggatggtccgaaactcttttatgaatttttttattaaagagGGGCTGAATCCTTGAACCTCTTCCTCCTTGCTGTTGTGTGGTGAAAGGGTTGAACGGTGAACTAGATACCTAAAAACCGAAAGGGGGTTTACCTTTGGAAAGACGCACCGACAAGCAAGTTAGTAAGAATCCGAGAGGTagagaaaaatatgtttttagtGAAGTTTGTAGGAATGAGAGAGGTTAAATTAGATTCTTTACCTTGTGGtgttacctcttatttataggcaaagcTTTGAGTGTTCACTTTCCGCTATAAAATAGAAAGCTTCTAGATCATGTCACTTTCGGCCATAAGTAGAAAGTTTCTAGATCacccttttaatttccacttGAAGCACTATTCTTGAGATATTTTCCAGAGTGATAACGTACCCTCCGAACGAAAGTTTTACACCGCTGAACGAGCTAAGGTATGCCGAGCGATCGTCCAGTAAAGACGTAAGAAAAAGTACGCTCGTCGGAACTGTTGGGGGTCGAATATCGTTCGACTGAATAATGGAGTGCCTTTCCGCGACGAGTAATAACGTTACAGACGAATTGACAGCCCTGGGGCTGGGGATGACGTGTCCAGAACAGGTGCTAGTTTTGACTCAGATCTCTTTGGCCTTTCTGACCACAGTTATTTCGACCCACTACAAAATCCGGTATTCTGGACGATCTTGATTGATTGTTGTAGTAAAAACCTTTATTTACGGCAGAGCcttgaataagtttctctcgtcCCATATCTCTTGTTGCTCTTTTTTCCTCCCCTCACAATGTGCAAATCCAAATCCACAACTATGCAGCCAACACAAATATCAACTGTTTCCTCTCTTTTTGTATGCCCAATCACACAACCACGCAAACTAGCTTGCTCAACCACTCCTTCCACCACCTCTTGGAGGTTGTAGATATCAATGTGCAGTAGCTACGGGTGTGGAAAGATGAACTGTGACTTACTTCAGAAATAGTAAGACGACATCGTCACCCTACTATTACCTTCAGTGCGCGCCATCATTGCTACAACCACCAATCGTGatgattttctttattttgtgacCAAACAACGATAATGAGGCGAAAGGGGTGTTTAGGAGTAGAACAAGAGCGAGTCGATGATTGTGGTCATAATAGGATTTTGCATATAGAACAATGAGTAAATTACTAATATTCAGGTTACAATGTATACAAAGAAATTGCAAAGGATTTAGAGATTCAGTTTTATATATAGTACGtactttttatttgatcatcTATATAGTACATACTTGAGAAAGAATATTTAAATAGGATCGATTTGGAACttataataaagaaaagacaagaaaaaatgGTCAAGAATACAAGTGTGAGGAGAAATTGGAGGAAAATATATCGtgatcaaaattttgattttcttattttccttccaCTCTCTTTCTAAAGCAAAAAAGggtaggaattttttttaattgttctttattttctttttcccttccgTGCTTTCCAAACAAAACTTATGTCGACTGGTTTATAGGATCGAAGGCATAGTTAGaccgttcattttataaatcaaaatttaactTTTAATTGATTTATTGATATCcaatgaagctgattttttacgaaaaTATACTACAGTATGAGCCCTCTAAGATAAATTACTGGAATTATAACAATAAACGCTAGGATCCATCGCAAGCAGGGAAAATTAATCTTCTCATGAACATATCCAAAAACCATCTGAAACCAAGTGGGGTCCCCTCCCGAATCCAACGGCAGAGATTTCGTCCCCGTTTAGATTAATCTCAGGGTTTGTACTATACACAAACGTAACCTCCTGATTTTGCAACCTTCCAACCTCACCTTCACCCTATCTGTTCCCATCCCCGCCGTCGTCGCCGGCGGCGACCTCCCTCCTTCGTCGGACATCCGACCAATCTATCCCCCAATTCGCTCTTCCCTCTCCTCTATCCATCTATCcaaacaaaagccaaaaaaaaaaaaatctctcaaacacttcaatttctagggttttccTTGATTTCGCTTTGCagttgctttttttttcttctcatatCTAGTGTTTGATTTTCCTGAATAATCGAGAGGAGGGGGAAGATAtagaaaaaagaccaaaaaaatcgaaaattttggaaaaaggaaaaatctttTAGGGTTTGGAATGGCGCAGGTTCAAGTTCCGCCTCAGGCTCAGGCTGTGAATGCTGGTGGAAACCAGTTCGTGACGACGTCGCTTTACGTCGGTGACCTGGAGCTGAACGTGACCGATTCTCAGCTCTATGACGTGTTTAATTCCCTGGGTCAGGTGGTCTCTGTTAGGGTTTGTAGGGACTTGACTACCCGCCGGTCGCTCAGTTACGGTTATGTCAATTATGCAAACCCCCAAGATGGTTAGTTCTTTGCTCGAATAATGAATGCTGTTGCTTTAATTGAAATGTGATACTTGGGTGTTTTGTCGCTAATTTTTTCGTATGTATTCAGGTAATTGTGTAGTTACATAAAGCAGGTTACTTCAGAATTTGATAGTGTTAAATTGATAGTTTTTGTGGGACAAGTATTCATATAATCGCACAAGTAACTGTAATTAAGGAACTAGTTGTAGGAGAAAATACTTTGCCTTTATATGATCTAATCCAAATTTAGTAATGTAGGAGATAGGGGTGCTCATTTTAGTGAAGTAACTGTTGAATGATCACTTGGAAGTGTTTTTCTTGCATTACTGGAGTACTCATGTCAGTTGTTAGCCAGTTGCAACTATCTGAACTTGGTAATTGAAATAGTCTACCTGATTACCTTTTGAGGAACACAGTGAATAATTCTCGTAAATGATATAAACAATTTAAGTAAATTGGGGAATAGTTGTAGGACCCTTTTGGTAACTTTGTAGTATACACTTATAGGGAAAAAGAGGCAATCAGAGCATGTACACCAGGCATatgtattttacctactcaaCAATTTACTTTTTGCACTTTACTTACATAAATTCCTCTTAATCCTACACCAATCCTCTCTATTATCATATCTATTCTTATATAATACCATAAAATATTATCCCCCTCTCCCTGTCAGTCTCTCACACTTCAACGGCAGAAACCCCAAACCCATAAATTAACCCAAAAATTGAAGCCGACGAGCACGCATCGATCTCCGCTGACTCCGGCGACTTCTGCTACTCGTCAAGAATTAAATCTTCATCCTCGTCAGATCATTGTCTGCCATGCACCCTTGAAACACCTGgttgttctttgttttcttggGATTTCTTGAAAACCCAGTTGGTGGGTTTGCgtcatcttcttcctccatgATTTCGGGGGTGAAATCTCTGGTCGATCGAAAAACCCACTCACATATGGCTTAATTGTGGGTTCCTGGTTGACGATTCCAAAAATTCTTCTTGAAAGGCATGAAGTCTCGTGAAGAAGCAGCAAAGAAGCAGAtaaatcaagagagagaaaatttgtgtcagttgaaaataatataaaaaggATTCCTGGTGAACAGTTGCTCAGGATATATACCGAGCAATCAAAACGAAATGTATTTGTGCTAACCTTTTAGCTATCTGCTGTATGCCtgtttttggttaattttttaggtaaaatacctaaaaGAGGCATTTGGAGAGTCTTGTGTACATGCTCTCATTAACTTGTTGCCAATTCGCACACAAGCGGACCAAGAAAGGGCAAAACATTGATGACCAAATCTTACCTTTTGGCGttgattttcttgttatttccctaaaaaggaaggaaatgATTGTTCTGAGCAGTGCATGTCCCAGATGGTTGCTTTTGGAATGGTATGAGCTCATAGGAGAAGTTCTAAAAATAGAGTCCTGTTAAATAACAATGGTGATTATTGAATTTcgtttttcctttccttctagCTCTTCCGATACTTTTTGGTGTGCTCTTTGCATCATCCATTCATCACGTGGGGAAACTTCATCTTAGCAAGTTGGAGGTTATGCCTATTACAAGGATATTGATCCTAGCTCTATTTTATTTCAAGATCGTATGCAGTATGATAAGACTCATAACTTTTTCTACATAGAATTTCATTCAGAAAGCCTCAAAGAGTCATGGTAGAATGAGAGGGTAAACTTTTCACTCTAACTAAGATAACAATCAAACGTAATTACTTTCTTTGCGTCATAGCAATCAAGCTTTAAAACACCATCCTCTAGCATGATGAACAAAACTCAGTTACACCTCAAGTTATTCAAAGAATTGTTTAGACCTTAATAGCTACTAAGTTCTATGAGACTATGTCCAGCGTATTTACAATGTAATTGCATCATAAGATATTTTGTTCCGTTTTCTTCTTGATTGCCCTTGGTTCTGTGAGAGCTTGTACACATGTGGTGGGGACTTCGTTTCTTTGCCTTATTGAGACTGAAAATGGTAATATTTTCTTCTGAATTGTGCACATGAAATTTTtgcctctttttcttttgccttgCATCTTGATAACAGCTGCGAGGGCATTGGAGATGCTGAACTTCACTCCTGTTAATGGAAAGCCCATTAGGATTATGTATTCTCATCGTGACCCTAGTGTACGCAAGAGTGGAGCTGGTAACATCTTTATTAAGGTACTAATATATATTCTTTCATGTGTCATCTGATTTGATTAgttcttttgtgtgtgtgtgtgtgtgtgtgtgtgtgttttttgtgttAACCAAGTTTTAATGTGATTTTTCATGGCAGAATTTGGACAAGGCTATTGACCACAAAGCATTACATGACACATTCTCTTCATTTGGAAATATTCTCTCATGCAAGGTAGCTACAGACTCGTCTGGTCAGTCAAAAGGCTACGGGTTTGTGCAATATGATAGCGATGAAGCTGCCCAAAAAGCTATTGAGAAGCTTAATGGTATGCTGTTGAATGATAAGCAAGTATATGTGGGACCTTTCCTCAGGAAGCAGGAAAGAGATATGGCTTCGGACAAGGCAAAATTCACCAATGTCTTTGTGAAAAATCTATCAGAATCGACAACTGAAGAAGATCTCAAGAATATATTTGGTCAATTTGGACCAATCACTAGTGCTGTGGTGATGAGGGATGCTGATGGAACCTCTAGGTGCTTTGGTTTTGTCAATTTTGAGAGTGCAGATGATGCGGCTCAATCTGTTGAGTCTCTTAATGGACAAACTTTTGATAATAAGGAGTGGTATGTCgggaaagcccaaaaaaaaacagagagggaGCTTGAATTGAAAGTTCGATTTGAGCAGAGTGTAAAGGAGGCAGCAGACAAATCTCAAGGGCTAAACCTATATATTAAAAATCTAGATGATAGCATTGGTGATGATAATCTCAAGGAAATGTTTTCTCCATTTGGCACCATAGCTTCCTATAAGGTTTGTGTCCTCTATATACTTTGTTTTCGAATCTGCTGATATATTCGGCTCTGTTAGTATGTTGGTTGAGAGTTGATTGTTTAGTGAAGTTTCGTTGTTTTGATACACGAACAGGTTATGCGAGACCCTCATGGAATAAGTAAGGGATCGGGATTTGTTGCATTTTCTACTCCTGAAGAGGCTACTAGAGCTGTGAGTTTATATGTTTTCTATGACGACAAAAAATTCACCATGAAATATGTACaacaatttttgtattttattatgCTAAAGGTTTTTTCCGTTTTTACAAACTTCATCTACTACAGCATTGAATAACTGGTTAGTGTTTCctgtttttttcaaagtttaattgattttttaattatggaatAGCTGTTGGAGATGAATGGAAAGATGGTCGTCAGCAAACCTCTTTATGTTGCCCATGCACAGCGTAAAGAAGATCGAAGAGTAAGATTGCAGGTACATTTACAAGGGCTGTTTTCAGCTTCCAACCAACTTTAGGGGATGAACTTCAAAGACCATAAAAGTTCAAATTTAGTGGTTATGGATGTTAATACATCATTTTATCCTGCCTTTATTTCACTTTCacttgttgaaaaaaaataccacCAAAATTGGTATTCAGCTTACTTTTTAATGGAAAAAGAAGATGCAGCTCGGACGAATGGCAGACAAACTGATGGTGCTTTTGTgtgctattttttgtttttgttttgcattgGTTCACTGAGAGAAGAGATTGGTAATCCTATTGCTTGTGCAGGCACAGTTTTCTCAAATGCGTCCAGTTGCAATGGCACCTTCTGTTGCTCCTCGTATGCCAATGTATCCCCCTGGTGGTCCTGGTCTTGGACAACAGATATTCTATGGACAAGCCCCACCTGCTATCATGCCTCCACAAGTAAGCCCCTTCATCATGATTGCTTTTCTACCACACGTTTCTCGCAGTCAATCATATAGGAACTTTGTGATTATACTTTTATTGTTATATCAGTAAATCTTGTGTCTTGAACAAGTTATCCATAAACTTTTGATGCACCTGCAATGTGTTTCTTCCTTTTGGCTAAGCAATGGAAAACCTGTGTTATCTTAAACATCATGCCCTAGTCTATCTCTGATTTGGCCTAAAAATCTTGTATTGTTTTTAAGAGGTCCGTTGCCATACTGATGTAGAAGGAATTGATCTTTGAAAGGTTGCTTTTTGGTGCATTGTTTGTTTGGAAAGTGCATTGGTTTTTGTAAAGAATCTTTGTGGTGATGTTAGATGAGAATAGAAGAGAGTGGAATCCTATCAGGGTAATAGAGATCTATGTGATGGGGAACTCTGGTAGGGTGTCCGGTACGGGTGCCGGACGCGTGTCTGGGGAGGCATGAACGGGCTATATCTCTATGCATAGGCATGGGGAACTGATGGGATAAAATGATGTTCTACATACAATATGACAAAATAGTAAATTGACATAACTTAAGTGCTAGTTATGCAGAAAAATATATGAATCGCAATGTTATGGGGAACTTTCATATACATTTATGCCTTTTTATGAAGTTTCAGGATCAATCTTCATTGCTTAGTTCTTCGAACGAATGCAGTGTAGGATTTAACAAGCAGCGTTTTACAATCGATGATTTCTTTCTGACGTTTTTCATGtgtgttttatatttttaccaGCCTGGTTTTGGGTACCAGCAGCAACTTTTACCTGGCATGAGGCCAGGTGGGGCCCCCATGCCGAACTTCTTTGTGCCAATGGTTCAGCAGGGTCAGCAGGGTCAGCGTCCAGGTGGCCGACGTGGAGGCGCTGTACCCGTGCAACAGGGCCAACAGCCACTTCCGCTCATGCAGCAACAGGTGTTGGTTATTTTGCAATCtccaattattttgtttttccctgTCACGTTTGTTGGACTTTGTCTAATGTGGTTGTTTGAATAATAGATGCTTCCAAGGGGGCGGGTCTTCCGTTACCCCACTGGGCGTGGCCTCCCTGATGTTTCCATGCAAGGTGTTGGTGGAGGCATGCTTTCTGTTCCTTATGATATTGGTGGTGGCATGCCTTTCCGTGATGGGGGAATGTCTCAACCAATTCCGATTGGGGCTTTGGCTTCTGCCCTTGCAAACGCTTCTCTTTCTGACCAGAGGACGGtaggaaattttctttttcctcttcattcactagttcttttttttttggttgggatGACAATGTTGATAATAAACTTTCTGAATTCTCTTTTTGCTGGATGAACAACTGTAGATGCTGGGTGAAAATCTGTATCCACTTGTGGAGCAGCTCGAGCCCGAGTATGCAGCTAAGGTAACTGGTATGCTTTTGGAGATGGATCAGACCGAGGTTTTGCATTTGCTGGAGTCACCAGAGGCTCTCAAAGCTAAGGTTGCGGAGGCTATGGAGGTTCTGAGGAATGTTCAACAGCAGCAAGCCGGCAACCCTGCAGATCAACTGGCTGCATTGTCTTTAAATGACGGCCTTGTGTCTTGAGCCTCGTTTCCTCATTTCAAGTTTGGAGTTccgtttgattttgaaaaccaGTTGTGTTTCGTTTGGTATGCTTCCGAGAATGTTTCTCTTGAAGGAATGCTCTTGTTTTTGTATGCTGTTGGCACAATTCTTTTTGAGTGTTGTTTTGAAGAGTTGAAGTTCGCGACATTTATGTGGAGTTGTGTTTTCTCTATTCGTTCTTTCTGGGACCAGCTGTTGTGCTTGGGAGGAGCATAGTGGCTTTTGCTTTATGCTGGATATtgtgttttgaataaaaagacAGTAAATTATTAACAGGGAGACTCAGAATTTTATGGAGTAGTACCCTTGTTTTTGAGGTGCCATTGTCTGTTTTCTGAGAGTAACCGGGATTCACTTCATTGGCCCTCCCTCCACCATAAAGCTTTTAAGCTGAGTGGTAATACTGCCATGTCTAAGACACCTTTGGTTGCAAGAGAGGTTACAGTCAGCAggttgaatctctctctctctcccctgccATATGTCTAAGAGAGATGACACTGTCagcaggttctctctctctctctctctctctctctctctctctctctctctctacattggCTTGTCTGATATCTATTCTCTTTGCTTCTCAGGACCAACCCCGGCAAAATCTCTCTCCCACTTTGGTTAACCTGAGTCTCACAATGGATACCACTGACATACAAAATTCGAATTTTCTCTTCCCATCAACTGAACAagaaaataattacttaaaagCACCAGTAAAAAGCAGGTACGACAAAGGTAATTGAATAGTCCAAATTTTATTTCCAAAATGTTTCTCATACGATGAATTACACACGCCTTTTCTACTTGTAAGACAAACTCGAACAACAAGACATTGTAAAAGAAACCTTTCTATGAACAAAAATAAGTCTTCGTTGCTATTCAATTTCTGGTGACTATAAGCCCTCACAAATACGTATTCACAACCTAACACCACTAGATTAGTACATCACCCTCAACGCATAAAATTAAAGCGGAGACTGCGACGAGCACGTCTCATTCTCAGGCTTCCTGTCAATTAGGACGCCTCTGCCTCATTCCATGGTCGCGCCGGAGTAACCCAGCCCGAATTGTATCTGGATTTTCTATTTCCACGGAATTCTCATCCCCTTCCTCGTTTTGCCTCTCCCCTGTGTCCTCCCCAAAGTTATGAAGCCTCCGACCAATTAAATATCGATCATCGCGTATAGCATTATGGAGGTTAGTGAACCAGACATGGAATCTTTTTGCACAAAAGCACAAGAGGCTGAAGCCAAGGCATCCCAACCAGGCAAACCTATAGACAGCTGAGTTAACGACTAAAGGGTATCCAAACACTGGGAATACACCTCTGGCCAAGACATAAGGAACACACAAAGCAGTAAGAAGCTTCATAATAATTGGCAACACAATCTCCCGTAGTATCCAGAAGCCCTGAAGCCTGGAGAAACCATCTTCTCTCACCCTTTCAAACTTTATTCGCCAACTCTCATCCACCAGGGGAACCATATGATCGAGCATAACCTGTGTACAGAACAAATTCCAGATACAGATTTGTTCCTTAGAAATTATGGAAGAATTAAAGGCATGTAAATGTCACAATAGATGCCAAATCCTAGGTCCGGATAAATACTACAAATATAGAATAGAAAGTTTTCAGGGCACTGGAGATTTTGCTCAGAACCCAAAGACTTCAAGAGGAAAAATATGGCTTGAGTTGAAATTAAGGATATTTTGCCTAACATACCAATAAATGGAACTTAGAACAGAAATTATAAGACTTAGGCACAATAAGGTAGGAAAAAGTAGAATAGGGTGCCAAAGTTCTAGCAGTTGCTTTTGTGCACGTTTTCATCCGGCACAAGTTAGGTCCTCTAGCTGGTTGTGTGGGTTTTAGACTCATCTTTGGTAAAAATGTGgttgaatgtgtgtgtgtgtggtcgCACACGCTGCCAGCCTTGAtaccaaaagaaagagaaatcaTCATACCACACATCAACATATAACTGCTTCATGGAAGTCAGAAGTCGAAAACTCACCAGTCTAGTCCAGATCTTAAGAAAGATGAGCCCCAAAGCCCAGTCCTGATATAGAAGGAAAACTGGGCTCTCATCGACAGGCACCCGCATTGGCACAATAACAAGAAGTTCAAAAAGCAGTCCAATTAACACCGGAATGACAAAAATCTGGAAAATGAAGGTGATGTAAGAGACAAATGAATGAAAAGCTGAAATGCACACAAAAAGATAAACAGGATGGCATTTCCATACCCATATTGACAACAGTGCAGAACTCTTCAAAACAATGCAACACCATTTCCAAATTTGGCTTAGCAGAACTCTAGCCCTCCTTGTCTTAATGTACTCCATGGAGTACCTTGCTCCAGCTACAATAGTCCAAATGACATAGCTTCCTATGACAAATGCATAAAAATCTACAAGACGGGAAAAAATGGAAGCAGATGGTTAATGCTCTCAATCTAAAACCAAGAAATAGTGTGAGGGAGAACCAGCTCAATCAATCACATTACCGTTGCACTTGATGCCATGAGTTATTGGGAGAAGAGGGATGGCATTGAAGAGTGCTCGTCCAAGTGAAATTGGTACAATTATCAAGGCGGAGTTAACAATGAGTAGGGTCATCCAAGCCACCACCAACAACAGCACAATGCGAAGCACAAACCCATACCTCCTAAAAGACAGAATCAAAAACTATAAAATtgtaacacaaaaaaaattctgaatc
This region includes:
- the LOC131308228 gene encoding polyadenylate-binding protein 8-like — protein: MAQVQVPPQAQAVNAGGNQFVTTSLYVGDLELNVTDSQLYDVFNSLGQVVSVRVCRDLTTRRSLSYGYVNYANPQDAARALEMLNFTPVNGKPIRIMYSHRDPSVRKSGAGNIFIKNLDKAIDHKALHDTFSSFGNILSCKVATDSSGQSKGYGFVQYDSDEAAQKAIEKLNGMLLNDKQVYVGPFLRKQERDMASDKAKFTNVFVKNLSESTTEEDLKNIFGQFGPITSAVVMRDADGTSRCFGFVNFESADDAAQSVESLNGQTFDNKEWYVGKAQKKTERELELKVRFEQSVKEAADKSQGLNLYIKNLDDSIGDDNLKEMFSPFGTIASYKVMRDPHGISKGSGFVAFSTPEEATRALLEMNGKMVVSKPLYVAHAQRKEDRRVRLQAQFSQMRPVAMAPSVAPRMPMYPPGGPGLGQQIFYGQAPPAIMPPQPGFGYQQQLLPGMRPGGAPMPNFFVPMVQQGQQGQRPGGRRGGAVPVQQGQQPLPLMQQQMLPRGRVFRYPTGRGLPDVSMQGVGGGMLSVPYDIGGGMPFRDGGMSQPIPIGALASALANASLSDQRTMLGENLYPLVEQLEPEYAAKVTGMLLEMDQTEVLHLLESPEALKAKVAEAMEVLRNVQQQQAGNPADQLAALSLNDGLVS